In Providencia rettgeri, the following proteins share a genomic window:
- a CDS encoding esterase-like activity of phytase family protein, translating to MQNNHSIKRKLGSFSLLAGLISFSITGFAQQEVPATLAGHSILPVNSTVSSPENAPSDMQVSGKFTTGARVDSLGKVEGKSADRPTGMHIPIKGQPRQGHSGIKRMADGTYWVLTDNGFGNKVNSPDSMLYVTQYDIDFQSGNTTPLKTVFFHDPDKIIPFHITNESTKERYLTGSDFDPESFQFADGALWVGDEFGPYLIKMDLDGKVLALFETQVDGKKVVSPDHYQIITPGKPADKVTFQVNRSKGFEGMASSPDGSKLYPMLEGAIWLDEKQDYENVEGKRAARILEFDVKKQDWTGRSWLYVFEDNQNAIGDFNLIDDTHGLIIERDNGEGTADKACGTKSANTENCFSNLAKFKRVYRIEFSDNNIGKPVDKQAYIDLMNIKDPNNMARKPLNDGVFTFPFFTIENVDVVDSEHIIVGNDNNFPFSSSREPNKADDNEFILLKVPELLKP from the coding sequence ATGCAGAATAACCATTCGATTAAACGTAAGCTGGGCTCGTTCTCTTTATTGGCTGGCTTAATTTCATTTAGCATCACAGGGTTTGCACAACAAGAAGTGCCCGCGACATTGGCGGGTCACTCCATTCTTCCTGTTAATTCAACGGTTTCTTCCCCCGAAAATGCACCTTCAGACATGCAAGTAAGTGGTAAATTTACCACTGGCGCTCGTGTTGATAGCTTAGGGAAAGTGGAAGGTAAATCCGCGGATCGCCCAACAGGAATGCATATTCCAATCAAAGGCCAGCCACGGCAAGGGCACTCGGGTATCAAACGCATGGCGGACGGGACCTACTGGGTTTTAACCGACAATGGATTCGGCAATAAAGTAAATTCCCCTGATTCTATGTTGTATGTCACTCAATATGATATTGATTTTCAATCAGGTAATACAACGCCATTAAAAACGGTTTTCTTCCATGACCCCGATAAAATTATTCCTTTTCATATTACGAATGAGAGCACAAAAGAACGCTATTTAACAGGCAGTGATTTTGACCCTGAAAGCTTTCAATTTGCGGATGGTGCTCTATGGGTTGGCGATGAGTTTGGCCCTTACCTAATCAAAATGGATTTGGATGGCAAGGTATTAGCCTTGTTTGAAACACAAGTTGATGGAAAGAAAGTGGTTTCTCCTGATCACTATCAAATCATAACACCGGGTAAACCTGCAGATAAAGTAACTTTCCAAGTTAATCGTTCGAAAGGTTTTGAAGGTATGGCTTCATCACCAGACGGTTCTAAGCTCTATCCAATGCTAGAAGGTGCGATTTGGCTTGATGAGAAGCAAGACTATGAGAATGTTGAGGGCAAACGCGCAGCACGTATTCTTGAGTTTGATGTAAAAAAACAAGATTGGACGGGTAGAAGCTGGTTGTATGTCTTTGAAGACAATCAAAATGCCATTGGTGATTTCAATCTCATTGATGATACCCACGGCTTAATTATTGAGCGTGATAATGGTGAAGGCACGGCAGATAAAGCTTGTGGGACGAAAAGTGCTAATACGGAAAATTGCTTCAGTAATCTCGCTAAATTTAAGCGAGTCTATCGTATTGAATTTTCAGATAACAATATAGGCAAACCAGTAGATAAGCAGGCTTATATTGATTTGATGAATATCAAAGACCCGAATAATATGGCAAGAAAGCCGCTAAATGATGGCGTGTTTACCTTCCCATTCTTCACCATTGAAAACGTTGATGTGGTTGATAGTGAACACATTATTGTTGGTAATGACAATAATTTTCCGTTTTCATCTAGCCGCGAACCAAATAAAGCGGATGATAACGAATTTATCTTATTAAAAGTCCCCGAGTTGTTAAAACCTTAA
- the ybbP gene encoding putative ABC transporter permease subunit YbbP — MIWRWFWREWKTPSLLIVWLALTLAVACVLALGRISDRIENSMSYQSRELLAGDLVLRSSHPSDPAWLQEAEKEGLTLSQQISFSTMAYATEDEEARPQLVLVKAADKAYPLYGDLITEPAGLTPIKGEILVAPRLLELLNLNVGDNIDIGDATLKVSGKLIQEPDSGFNPFQIAPRVLIAIEDAPLTGAIQLGSRLTYRDMFAGDRQLIDAFQQKYEQELRNDQRWFTLSENNGAVGKTFQRAQQFLLLSVLLTLLLAIAAVVVSMTHYCRSRHQLIAVLKTLGAGRSALRQWIIGQWLVILIAAALLGSLLGLAFEGILMQILGAMLPKELPPASSMPWVWAIGTLFIIAIIVGSRPYYQLMATQPSRVLREDAKSPVWPLYYYLPIVILIVVGGLFVFAGVNPLLWSILAGIVVVAILLALIGWVGLWGLRHIKFRQLSLRLSVSRLLRQPLQTITQMSAFSLSFMLLALLILVRGDLLDRWQQQLPADSPNYFLINMNQSQLEPVTKLLAEFDVKPTEFNPVVLARLTNINDQSAIEWADQRDPNNNTVRRELSLTWQSDLAPANVVDEGTWPPKAGEVSIEQTVVKELGLKLGDKLTFNAGAQVFSATVSSIRTVDWESLRPNFYFIFSEESLSQMPATWLSSFHYEGDGQLLTQLSRHYPTINVLDTGAIITQIQQILQQVSQALEVMVVLVIFCGLLLLLAQIQVGMSQRERELVVYRTLGASKKLMRRTLWSEFALLGLMAGLAAAFGAEIALWLLQSKVFDFPWQPEWRMWVFLPLCAAILLSICGSWLGLRLLGTGGQHRRLPNS, encoded by the coding sequence ATGATTTGGCGTTGGTTTTGGCGTGAATGGAAAACCCCCTCACTACTGATTGTTTGGCTTGCACTTACCCTTGCGGTTGCTTGTGTACTGGCTTTAGGGCGAATTAGCGATCGCATCGAAAATAGCATGAGCTACCAAAGCCGTGAACTGTTAGCGGGTGACTTAGTGTTACGATCTTCCCATCCAAGCGACCCTGCATGGTTACAAGAGGCCGAAAAAGAGGGGTTAACGCTCAGCCAGCAAATATCATTTTCTACCATGGCTTATGCGACGGAAGATGAAGAGGCTCGGCCACAACTGGTGTTAGTGAAAGCAGCGGATAAGGCATACCCATTATATGGCGATCTTATCACTGAACCGGCTGGGTTAACCCCGATAAAAGGGGAGATATTAGTCGCACCACGGTTATTAGAATTATTGAACCTCAATGTAGGGGATAACATTGATATTGGAGATGCGACGCTAAAAGTTTCGGGTAAATTAATTCAAGAACCTGATAGCGGTTTTAATCCATTTCAGATTGCCCCAAGAGTATTAATAGCAATTGAAGATGCACCATTAACAGGAGCAATTCAATTAGGTAGCCGATTAACGTATCGCGACATGTTTGCCGGTGATCGTCAGCTTATTGACGCATTTCAGCAAAAATATGAGCAAGAACTGCGAAATGATCAGCGTTGGTTTACGTTAAGCGAAAATAACGGTGCAGTGGGGAAAACCTTCCAACGTGCTCAACAGTTTTTATTGCTGTCAGTTTTATTAACCCTGCTATTAGCCATTGCTGCGGTCGTGGTTTCCATGACGCATTACTGCCGTAGCCGTCATCAATTAATTGCTGTATTAAAAACCTTAGGGGCAGGGCGTAGCGCATTACGTCAATGGATTATTGGGCAGTGGTTAGTGATTTTAATTGCCGCAGCTTTACTTGGCTCACTATTAGGTTTGGCTTTTGAAGGCATTTTAATGCAAATCTTAGGGGCGATGTTGCCGAAGGAATTGCCGCCTGCGAGTTCAATGCCTTGGGTTTGGGCGATCGGTACATTATTTATTATTGCCATTATTGTTGGCAGCCGTCCCTATTACCAACTGATGGCAACTCAGCCATCACGAGTATTACGTGAAGATGCCAAGTCACCCGTTTGGCCGCTATATTATTATCTGCCGATTGTTATTTTAATTGTGGTTGGTGGCTTATTTGTATTTGCTGGCGTTAACCCTCTGTTGTGGTCAATTTTGGCCGGTATTGTCGTGGTTGCCATTCTACTGGCGCTGATTGGTTGGGTTGGTTTGTGGGGGCTGCGCCATATTAAGTTCCGCCAATTAAGTTTGCGTTTATCGGTAAGCCGTCTACTGCGCCAGCCGTTGCAAACCATCACACAAATGAGTGCATTTTCGTTGTCATTTATGTTGTTGGCGCTGCTGATTTTAGTGCGCGGTGATTTACTTGACCGTTGGCAACAGCAATTACCTGCGGATAGCCCAAATTATTTCTTGATCAATATGAACCAGTCACAGCTTGAGCCTGTCACCAAGCTATTGGCTGAGTTTGATGTGAAACCCACAGAGTTCAACCCGGTGGTGTTAGCGCGTTTAACCAATATTAATGACCAGTCAGCGATTGAATGGGCCGACCAACGTGATCCAAATAATAATACCGTGCGACGTGAATTAAGCCTAACTTGGCAATCTGATTTAGCGCCAGCGAATGTGGTTGACGAAGGGACATGGCCACCAAAAGCAGGGGAAGTCTCAATTGAGCAAACGGTCGTTAAAGAGCTCGGATTGAAATTAGGTGATAAACTTACATTTAACGCAGGGGCTCAGGTCTTTAGTGCGACAGTAAGTAGCATTCGTACGGTTGATTGGGAAAGCTTGCGCCCGAATTTCTATTTTATTTTCTCTGAAGAAAGTCTTTCTCAGATGCCAGCTACTTGGCTGAGCAGCTTCCACTATGAAGGTGATGGGCAGCTATTAACGCAACTTAGCCGCCATTACCCAACCATTAATGTGCTCGACACCGGTGCCATTATCACCCAAATTCAGCAAATTCTTCAGCAAGTGAGCCAAGCTCTTGAGGTGATGGTAGTGCTGGTTATTTTCTGTGGGCTGTTGCTATTATTGGCTCAAATTCAAGTGGGTATGAGCCAACGGGAACGTGAATTAGTGGTGTACCGAACTCTGGGAGCCAGTAAAAAATTGATGCGTCGAACCCTGTGGAGCGAATTTGCTTTACTTGGCTTAATGGCAGGGCTTGCCGCGGCATTTGGGGCAGAAATTGCATTATGGTTGTTGCAAAGTAAAGTGTTTGATTTTCCTTGGCAGCCAGAATGGCGTATGTGGGTGTTTTTACCTTTGTGTGCAGCAATTTTACTGTCTATTTGCGGTAGCTGGTTGGGGCTACGTTTGTTAGGGACGGGGGGGCAACACCGGCGCTTACCTAATAGTTAA
- the ybbA gene encoding putative ABC transporter ATP-binding protein YbbA, producing the protein MSANNILEVHHLIKRVGQGEHELTILQGVELIVESGQTIALIGESGSGKSTLLGIIAGLDDGSSGTVNLLGQDLTKMDEEQRARLRAQSVGFVFQSFMLIPTLNAIENVQLPSLLRGESESESYQHAASLLTDLGLKDRLKHMPPQLSGGEQQRVALARAFNGRPQILFADEPTGNLDRHTGDKIADLLFAMNKEHGTTLILVTHDNELAARCQRRLRLVDGQLREEA; encoded by the coding sequence ATGTCGGCGAATAATATTCTTGAAGTTCATCATCTCATTAAACGTGTTGGTCAAGGTGAACATGAACTGACTATATTGCAAGGAGTTGAGCTAATTGTCGAGTCCGGGCAAACAATTGCGTTAATTGGGGAGTCAGGTTCGGGGAAATCAACCTTGTTAGGGATCATTGCGGGGTTGGATGACGGCTCCAGTGGAACGGTTAATTTATTAGGTCAAGACCTCACTAAAATGGATGAAGAGCAGCGGGCACGCTTACGGGCACAAAGTGTCGGTTTTGTGTTCCAATCCTTTATGTTGATCCCAACCTTAAATGCTATTGAAAATGTGCAACTTCCTTCTTTGTTACGTGGTGAATCTGAGTCTGAAAGCTACCAACACGCGGCAAGTTTACTGACGGATTTAGGCTTAAAAGATCGCCTAAAACATATGCCACCACAGTTGTCAGGTGGTGAGCAGCAGCGTGTTGCACTGGCTCGTGCTTTTAATGGCCGCCCACAGATTTTATTTGCTGATGAACCAACGGGAAATCTCGATCGTCACACCGGGGATAAAATTGCTGATTTATTATTTGCCATGAATAAAGAGCATGGAACAACCTTGATTTTGGTTACCCACGATAACGAACTGGCTGCGCGCTGCCAACGCCGCTTGCGCTTGGTCGATGGGCAGTTGAGGGAAGAAGCATGA
- the tesA gene encoding multifunctional acyl-CoA thioesterase I/protease I/lysophospholipase L1 — MMNFKNIIRRHILVFLLLLTASGHALASTKLLILGDSLSAGYRLPAEQAWASLLAERWQKLSPPVAIVNGSISGNTSAQGLERLSVLLEQNKPNWVLIELGANDGLQGLPVEQLEANLQQIIDQIVQSGAKPLLMQIRIPPNYGKRYTTSFEKVYPKLAQSNQIPLLPFYMETVITKPEWIQQDGIHPTVEAQPSIADFMEKQLFEHILPSSK; from the coding sequence ATGATGAACTTCAAGAATATTATTCGCCGACATATATTGGTATTTCTCCTGTTACTGACTGCAAGTGGGCACGCACTTGCGTCAACTAAGCTATTAATCTTAGGTGATAGCCTGAGTGCAGGCTACCGTTTACCGGCTGAGCAGGCTTGGGCCTCCTTGCTTGCCGAACGCTGGCAGAAACTTTCCCCACCCGTTGCTATTGTTAACGGTAGTATTAGTGGGAATACCTCTGCACAGGGGTTAGAACGCCTTTCCGTTTTACTCGAACAAAACAAACCTAACTGGGTGTTGATCGAATTAGGTGCAAATGATGGCTTACAAGGTCTCCCAGTAGAGCAACTCGAAGCTAATTTACAGCAAATTATCGATCAAATCGTGCAATCGGGCGCGAAACCGCTCTTAATGCAAATTCGCATTCCACCTAACTATGGCAAACGTTATACGACAAGTTTCGAAAAAGTCTATCCGAAATTGGCGCAAAGTAATCAAATCCCATTACTGCCGTTTTATATGGAAACCGTGATAACTAAGCCTGAATGGATACAACAAGATGGTATTCACCCTACCGTTGAAGCCCAGCCATCCATTGCTGATTTTATGGAAAAACAGCTTTTCGAACATATTTTACCGTCTAGTAAATAA